The following are encoded in a window of Diorhabda sublineata isolate icDioSubl1.1 chromosome 3, icDioSubl1.1, whole genome shotgun sequence genomic DNA:
- the LOC130442156 gene encoding epoxide hydrolase 4-like, giving the protein MAICIQSISVIDTLKIHVFSLLFGVWVIVKRFSMRIWDPKRLHNLQIRDTPPSCLLDSSLGQHNYVKLKGVKFHYVEAGTNTQPLVLLLHGFPDFWLSWRYQIPILKEHFRVVSLDLKGFGDSDKPLWRKHYKIFKILEEIKDFIRSLGVTDCIIIGHDLGALVGWYFIYQYPNLVKKFFVISCPHPNIYWGSLKNTSNTYQWLNFVQVPYLPEIDALKENVKIINQYHSHLSANDVYLETYKYSFSRKEDWTGPINYYRDLRFRKIKNESKNITSTVIFVIGDRDEMISLESIVKSSEYCEKFHIKIIENAGHFPHQENPKNFNGILLRYMFQKLEISRKAEGSGKRLMKRILGAVNNTVKIGNTVFDNIQKKTTDVVSTLPTRLSLNYMQSNIVE; this is encoded by the exons ATGGCTATATGCATTCAATCAATCTCAGTGATAGATACATTAAAAATACACGTGTTTTCGTTACTTTTTGGTGTGTGGGTGATTGTAAAGAGATTCTCTATGAGAATTTGGGATCCCAAGAGACTTCATAACTTACAGATACGTGATACGCCACCTTCTTGTCTTTTAGACTCCTCATTAGGGCAACACAATTATGTTAAATTAAAG GGTGTCAAATTCCACTATGTAGAAGCTGGTACCAACACACAACCTTTAGTACTTCTTCTTCACGGTTTCCCAGACTTTTGGCTCAGTTGGAGATATCAAATTCCCATTCTCAAGGAACATTTCAGAGTTGTATCTTTAGATCTCAAAGGATTTGGCGATTCAGACAAACCATTGTGGagaaaacattataaaatctttaaaattttagaagaaaTCAAAGATTTTATTCGTAGTTTAGGTGTTACAGATTGTATTATAATAGGTCATGATCTTGGAGCTTTAGTAGGTTGGTACTTTATCTACCAATATCCTAATTTagtgaagaaattttttgttatatcgTGTCCACATCCTAATATTTATTGGGGAAGTTTGAAGAATACCAGTAATACTTACCAATGGTTGAATTTTGTCCAAGTGCCCTACTTACCAGAAATAGATGCACTCAAAGAAaacgttaaaattattaatcaatatcATAGTCATCTAAGTGCAAATGATGTTTATCTAGAGacttataaatattcattttcaaggAAAGAAGATTGGACAGGACCCATAAATTACTATAGAGACTTACGGtttcgtaaaattaaaaatgaatcaaaaaacATAACTTCTACAGTTATTTTTGTAATTGGAGACAGAGATGAAATGATATCACTAGAAAGTATAGTGAAATCTTCTGAATACTgcgaaaaatttcatataaaaataatagaaaacgcTGGACATTTTCCACATCAGGAAAACCCCAAAAACTTCAATGGAATTTTGTTAAGATACATGtttcaaaaacttgaaattagTCGAAAAGCTGAAGGATCTGGAAAGAGACTTATGAAACGTATTTTAGGTGCTGTGAATAATACAGTTAAAATAGGCAATACTGTAtttgataatatacaaaaaaagacTACAGATGTCGTTAGTACTTTACCTACTAGATTATCTTTAAATTACATGCAATCCAACATTGTAGAATAA
- the LOC130441772 gene encoding uncharacterized protein LOC130441772, translated as MSEMALINFQQPHRSFVQEDNGSKSKDQYVEEATTTEDYRKVANRLKTYSNWPNEELSKECLAKAGFIYTGYDDIVVCPFCKIESYRWTTGDDPMTDHRNWNPHCLFFRNNIERDQATNITKSVDTCGLYGVEVLPKTGEEDDKTINLQRLGIQTGKPPKYPDYITYESRLATFEDWPKSLKQRPADLAEAGFYYSGLGDQTVCYHCGGGLKDWEEDDDPWEQHALWFSTCVLVNLKKGKDYIEHVKRKYEDMLSIPEPNDIETREDSSDTESLSDKLEENTLDAERENEKTICKICYKNELGVVFLPCGHIVACADCAAILKKCAVCRKTVEATVRALNEKLKKLVEPEIGEYRKGFRQGESTADAVNTKKQVIEICCLKRTIIMYMKKTKSTPKVNTIEKMRLVNRSKGLDAMALLDIQQHFQYRSFGDQTDNGSKSSDTLLQTSAPRTEYLSLESRLETFTNWPNVEVSKELLAKAGFIYTGQDDIVICPLCKIEGYRWVSGDDPMADHRHWNPQCPFMRGNIEHDHAESNTRTVDTCGLFGVEVLPNSLPEDDKTINFQRLGIQAGKGPQNQDKITYDSRLATFQEWPRSIKQRPANLAEAGFYYTGAGDQTLCFYCGGGLKDWEENDDPWEQHALWFSKCVYVNLKKGKDYIDEVKRKYEPKLSIPGPSGLQTKEEPTNTESPESKCDENKVKKSERENEAIEKTLCKICYKNELGVVFLPCGHIVACVDCAAALKNCAVCRKPLEATVRAFLS; from the exons ATGTCAGAAATGGCATTAATAAACTTTCAACAACCACACAGAAGTTTTGTTCAAGAAGACAACGGCTCAAAATCAAAAGACCAGTATGTAGAAGAAGCTACTACAACTGAAGATTATAGAAAGGTCGCAAACAGACTGAAAACTTACTCCAATTGGCCCAATGAAGAACTATCAAAAGAATGTTTAGCTAAAGCCGgttttatatatacaggataCGATGACATTGTCGTATGTCCTTTTTGTAAGATAGAAAGTTACCGTTGGACAACTGGAGATGATCCAATGACCGACCATCGTAACTGGAATCctcattgtttatttttcaggAATAATATCGAACGTGATCAAGCTACAAATATAACCAAATCCGTAGATACTTGCGGTTTATACGGAGTTGAAGTTTTACCCAAAACTGGTGAAGAAGATGACAAAACTATCAACTTACAAAGGTTAGGCATACAAACGGGAAAACCTCCAAAATATCCAGATTACATCACTTACGAAAGTAGGTTAGCAACATTCGAAGACTGGCCGAAATCATTAAAACAGCGACCGGCAGATTTGGCAGAAGCAGGTTTTTACTACTCCGGTCTAGGAGATCAGACGGTATGTTACCATTGCGGTGGTGGTTTGAAAGATTGGGAAGAAGACGACGATCCTTGGGAACAGCACGCTCTTTGGTTCAGCACATGTGTTTTGGTTAATCTGAAGAAAGGAAAAGATTACATCGAACACGTGAAGAGAAAATATGAAGATATGTTATCCATTCCTGAACCTAACGATATTGAAACACGGGAAGATTCGAGTGATACGGAATCTTTAAGtgataaattagaagaaaatacgTTGGACGCAGAACgagaaaacgaaaaaactatttgcaaaatttgctataaaaatgaATTAGGAGTGGTTTTTTTGCCTTGTGGACATATCGTGGCTTGTGCAGATTGTGCtgctattttaaaaaaatgcgcTGTTTGCAGAAAAACAGTAGAAGCAACAGTCAGGgcat taaatgaaaaactgaaaaagttAGTGGAACCAGAAATAGGGGAGTATCGAAAAGGTTTTAGACAAGGAGAATCAACAGCAGATGCCGTTAATACCAAAAAACAAGTGATCGAAATATGCTGTCTGAAAAGGACAATTATAATGTacatgaaaaaaactaaaagtacaCCAAAAGTGAATACAATTG AAAAAATGCGATTAGTGAACAG atCAAAAGGTCTTGATGCAATGGCGCTGTTAGACATCCAGCAACATTTTCAATACAGAAGTTTCGGAGATCAAACAGATAACGGCTCAAAATCATCAGATACGTTACTTCAAACAAGTGCACCAAGAACTGAGTATTTATCATTAGAAAGCAGACTAGAAACTTTCACCAATTGGCCAAACGTTGAAGTGTCAAAAGAATTACTTGCAAAAGCTGGTTTTATCTATACTGGTCAAGATGACATCGTTATCTGTCCTTTATGTAAGATAGAAGGATACCGTTGGGTATCTGGAGATGATCCAATGGCTGATCATCGTCACTGGAATCCTCAATGTCCATTTATGAGAGGTAATATAGAACACGATCACGCCGAGAGTAATACAAGAACCGTCGATACTTGCGGTTTATTTGGCGTTGAAGTTTTACCCAATTCTCTCCCAGAAGACgacaaaacaattaattttcaaaGGTTGGGCATCCAAGCGGGAAAAGGCCCACAAAATCAAGACAAAATTACTTACGATAGTAGGTTAGCAACATTCCAAGAGTGGCCCAGATCCATAAAACAGCGACCCGCCAATTTGGCAGAAGCCGGATTTTACTACACAGGCGCCGGAGATCAAACTTTGTGTTTCTATTGCGGCGGAGGCTTGAAAGACTGGGAAGAAAACGACGATCCTTGGGAGCAACACGCTCTTTGGTTCAGCAAGTGCGTTTACGTCAATCTAAAGAAAGGCaaagattacattgatgaagtGAAGAGAAAGTACGAACCAAAATTATCCATCCCGGGACCCAGTGGCCTTCAAACCAAAGAGGAACCCACTAATACCGAATCCCCGGAAAGTAAATGTGACGAAAATAAAGTGAAGAAATCAGAACGAGAAAACGAGGCAATCGAAAAAACACTTTgcaaaatttgttacaaaaatgaATTAGGTGTCGTATTTTTGCCTTGTGGACATATTGTTGCTTGTGTAGATTGTGCTGCTGCTTTGAAAAACTGTGCGGTCTGCAGGAAACCTCTAGAAGCGACAGTGAGAGCGTTCCTatcataa